The following proteins are co-located in the Acidimicrobiales bacterium genome:
- a CDS encoding GNAT family N-acetyltransferase — translation MAVEIRSVAEEEAPDYFHTIAAGFGSAGPSDDDLAEWQTVAEYDQCFAAVDGDRFVGGASAYTFEMTLPGGGITSIGGVSNVAVLPTHRRQGALTGLLARQLDDLAERGRSLAALNASESHIYRRFGYGLATDSVSVEIDTRHTEYLGELPPGRLHLVSSDEARSIFPAFYERWRRSRTGSLSRSDAWWDIMLGPKEGWKGGGEAFHLVHEDAAGEVDGYASYQREPKFEHGNFQGVVRVRELIGSTGGVEAALWRFCFDLDLVRRARSDMRPVDDPLRWWLVEPRQLAVTSRTDQLWLRVVDVAAALAQRRYAADGGLVLEVDDSFRPAGSGRYRLEGGPDGATCIRDDGGTADLRLGVADLGAAYLGGVSFSLLAAGGRVEELTAGAAARADALFRTDRAPYCATTF, via the coding sequence ACGACCTCGCCGAGTGGCAGACCGTCGCCGAGTACGACCAGTGCTTCGCCGCGGTCGACGGTGACCGGTTCGTCGGCGGCGCCAGCGCCTACACGTTCGAGATGACCCTGCCGGGCGGAGGGATCACGTCGATCGGCGGCGTCAGCAACGTCGCCGTGCTGCCCACCCACCGCCGCCAGGGCGCGCTCACCGGCCTGCTGGCGCGCCAACTCGACGACCTGGCCGAGCGGGGCCGGTCCCTCGCCGCGCTCAACGCCTCGGAGAGCCACATCTACCGGCGCTTCGGCTACGGCCTGGCCACCGACTCGGTGTCGGTGGAGATCGACACCCGCCACACCGAGTACCTCGGTGAGCTGCCGCCTGGGCGCCTCCACCTCGTGAGCTCGGACGAGGCCCGTTCGATCTTCCCGGCCTTCTACGAGCGGTGGCGTCGCTCCCGCACGGGGTCGCTGTCGCGCTCCGACGCGTGGTGGGACATCATGCTCGGCCCGAAGGAGGGCTGGAAGGGCGGCGGCGAGGCCTTCCACCTCGTCCACGAGGACGCCGCCGGCGAGGTCGACGGCTACGCCAGCTACCAGCGCGAGCCGAAGTTCGAGCACGGCAACTTCCAGGGCGTCGTCCGGGTGCGCGAGCTCATCGGGTCGACCGGTGGGGTCGAGGCGGCGCTCTGGCGCTTCTGCTTCGACCTGGACCTGGTGCGGCGGGCCCGGTCCGACATGCGCCCGGTGGACGATCCGCTGCGGTGGTGGCTGGTCGAGCCCCGCCAGCTCGCGGTCACGTCACGGACGGACCAGCTCTGGCTGCGGGTGGTCGACGTGGCCGCCGCCCTCGCCCAGCGCCGCTACGCCGCCGACGGCGGCCTCGTGCTGGAGGTCGACGACTCCTTCCGGCCGGCCGGCTCGGGCCGCTACCGATTGGAGGGCGGCCCCGACGGCGCGACCTGCATCCGCGACGACGGCGGCACCGCCGACCTGCGCCTCGGCGTGGCGGATCTCGGCGCCGCCTACCTCGGCGGCGTGTCCTTCTCGCTCCTGGCCGCTGGGGGCCGGGTGGAGGAGCTGACCGCGGGTGCCGCCGCCCGCGCCGACGCGCTCTTCCGCACCGACCGCGCCCCCTACTGCGCCACGACCTTCTGA
- a CDS encoding acetolactate synthase large subunit → MIAEGQPTNGGRALIQSLEMEGVEAIFGLPGGAILPVYDPIIDSPIRHILVRHEQGAGHMAEGYAHATGRPGVAMVTSGPGATNIVTPLADAYMDSIPMVCITGQVPLPAIGSDAFQEADITGITQSVTKHNFLVTSAADIPRTIREAFHIATTGRPGPVLVDIPKDIVDPNNPASAMDWYWPDSVDLPGYKPNTRGHPKMIKQAAELICRSERPVIYAGGGILKARAAEALRELAELTGIPVVTTLMARGAFPDDHELCLGMPGMHGNYTAVTSMQESDLLIALGSRFDDRVTGKVPDFAPEAKIIHVDIDPAELGKVRRPDVPIVGDCRLVIEELVRAIGDLGGSDAQPDRSPWRSRISGWQEKYPLTYEPSEPGDGLKPQFVLETLRDHTPDDTIVASGVGQHQMWASQHWKFNHPYTWVNSGGLGTMGFSVPAAIGAKVGRPDRMVWAVDGDGCFQMTAQELVTAAAERIPVKVAILNNAYLGMVRQWQEMFYEERYSEVYLSPDLPDYKLWAEAMGCEGMRVEDPEDVLPAIEKANEIDDRPVVIDFRTDHREKVYPMVPAGQSNSNIVVDPSQGEGGH, encoded by the coding sequence ATGATTGCCGAAGGTCAACCCACCAACGGTGGCCGAGCGCTGATCCAGAGCCTCGAGATGGAAGGCGTCGAGGCCATCTTCGGCCTGCCCGGGGGCGCCATCCTCCCGGTGTACGACCCCATCATCGACTCGCCCATCCGCCACATCCTCGTGCGCCACGAGCAGGGCGCCGGCCACATGGCCGAGGGCTACGCCCACGCCACCGGCCGCCCCGGCGTGGCCATGGTCACGAGCGGTCCCGGTGCCACCAACATCGTCACCCCGCTGGCCGACGCGTACATGGACTCGATCCCCATGGTGTGCATCACCGGCCAGGTGCCCCTGCCGGCGATCGGCAGCGACGCCTTCCAGGAGGCCGACATCACCGGCATCACCCAGTCGGTGACCAAGCACAACTTCCTTGTGACCAGCGCGGCGGACATCCCCCGGACCATCCGTGAGGCGTTCCACATCGCCACCACGGGCCGCCCCGGCCCGGTGCTGGTCGACATCCCCAAGGACATCGTCGACCCCAACAACCCGGCATCGGCCATGGACTGGTACTGGCCCGACTCGGTCGACCTCCCCGGGTACAAGCCCAACACCCGTGGCCACCCGAAGATGATCAAGCAGGCCGCCGAGCTGATCTGCCGCTCTGAGCGCCCGGTCATCTACGCCGGCGGCGGCATCCTCAAGGCCCGGGCCGCCGAGGCGCTGCGCGAGCTCGCCGAGCTGACCGGCATCCCCGTCGTGACCACCCTGATGGCCCGGGGCGCCTTCCCCGACGACCACGAGCTGTGCCTCGGCATGCCCGGCATGCACGGCAACTACACCGCGGTCACCTCCATGCAGGAGTCCGACCTGCTCATCGCCCTGGGCAGCCGCTTCGACGACCGGGTCACGGGCAAGGTGCCCGACTTCGCCCCCGAGGCGAAGATCATCCACGTCGACATCGACCCCGCCGAGCTGGGCAAGGTCCGCCGGCCCGACGTCCCCATCGTGGGCGACTGCCGCCTCGTCATCGAGGAGCTGGTCCGGGCCATCGGGGATCTGGGCGGCAGCGACGCCCAGCCCGACCGCTCGCCGTGGCGCAGCCGTATCAGCGGCTGGCAGGAGAAGTACCCCCTGACCTACGAGCCGTCCGAGCCCGGCGACGGCCTCAAGCCCCAGTTCGTGCTCGAAACCCTGCGCGACCACACCCCCGACGACACCATCGTCGCCTCGGGCGTGGGCCAGCACCAGATGTGGGCCAGCCAGCACTGGAAGTTCAACCACCCCTACACCTGGGTGAACTCCGGCGGCCTCGGCACCATGGGCTTCTCGGTGCCGGCCGCCATCGGCGCCAAGGTGGGCCGCCCCGACCGGATGGTCTGGGCCGTCGACGGCGACGGCTGCTTCCAGATGACGGCGCAGGAGCTCGTCACCGCGGCCGCCGAGCGCATCCCGGTGAAGGTCGCCATCCTCAACAACGCCTACCTGGGCATGGTGCGCCAGTGGCAGGAGATGTTCTACGAGGAGCGCTACTCCGAGGTCTACCTCTCGCCCGACCTGCCCGATTACAAGCTCTGGGCCGAGGCCATGGGCTGCGAGGGCATGCGGGTCGAGGACCCGGAGGACGTCCTGCCCGCCATCGAGAAGGCCAACGAGATCGACGACCGCCCCGTGGTCATCGACTTCCGCACCGACCACCGCGAGAAGGTGTACCCCATGGTCCCTGCGGGCCAGTCCAACTCGAACATCGTGGTGGACCCGTCCCAGGGCGAGGGGGGCCACTGA
- a CDS encoding Fic family protein: MPELVERIWEGGGYGARRDRIPFRYQAFVPDPVGDADHALTGRAAEAVATATAAIGAVQQLTAGHDLEAIAAPLLRAEALGSSFIEGLRASNKRVALAAYEPIAADGVARAVLGNVRAMERAIEIGSAQRTLTVDDLIDIHHTLLVGTSEERYAGIVRTDQNWIGGRGLSPKDASFIPPPEGEVPRLLQDLVELLNRDDLPAVSQAALAHAQFETIHPFGDGNGRSGRCLIHVVLRRRGVAPLVVPPVSVVLATNARRYIAGLTDFREGHHDDWVGVFADALTAATAATGRLTIKIDDLLTGLIERAGSPRTDSVARRIILGLPAQPVVSAETTAERYAVTPTASRTALNRLEETGVLIPTRVGRRRNREWISDELFQVLDAFEHEIGETDAGTAHRPTPPPTRPPGPS; this comes from the coding sequence GTGCCCGAGCTCGTCGAACGGATCTGGGAAGGCGGCGGGTACGGCGCCCGTCGGGACCGGATTCCGTTCCGCTACCAAGCCTTCGTACCGGATCCGGTCGGCGACGCAGACCACGCCCTCACCGGTCGGGCGGCGGAAGCCGTTGCCACCGCCACGGCAGCGATCGGCGCCGTACAGCAACTCACCGCCGGACACGACCTCGAGGCGATCGCCGCGCCCCTGCTCCGAGCCGAAGCGCTCGGGTCCTCCTTCATCGAGGGGCTGCGCGCCTCCAACAAGCGGGTGGCACTCGCGGCCTACGAGCCGATCGCAGCGGACGGCGTCGCCCGAGCCGTCCTCGGCAACGTGCGGGCCATGGAGCGGGCGATCGAGATCGGCAGTGCGCAGCGGACGCTCACCGTCGATGACCTGATCGACATCCATCACACGCTGCTCGTTGGCACATCGGAGGAGCGGTACGCGGGCATCGTCCGAACGGATCAGAACTGGATCGGCGGACGAGGGCTCAGCCCGAAGGACGCGAGCTTCATTCCTCCGCCCGAGGGTGAGGTGCCGCGGCTGCTCCAAGACCTCGTCGAGCTGTTGAACCGCGACGACCTGCCGGCGGTGTCACAAGCGGCACTCGCCCATGCGCAGTTCGAGACGATTCACCCCTTCGGTGACGGAAACGGGCGGTCGGGCCGATGTCTCATCCACGTGGTGCTCCGGCGGCGGGGCGTGGCCCCGCTCGTCGTTCCTCCGGTCAGCGTCGTCCTCGCGACGAACGCTCGGCGATACATCGCAGGCCTCACCGATTTTCGGGAGGGTCATCACGATGACTGGGTCGGGGTCTTCGCCGACGCACTCACCGCCGCCACCGCGGCAACCGGCCGGTTGACCATCAAGATCGACGACCTGCTGACCGGACTGATCGAACGAGCCGGATCCCCGCGGACCGACTCGGTGGCGCGTCGGATCATCCTCGGCCTCCCCGCACAGCCCGTCGTCAGCGCCGAGACCACCGCCGAGCGGTACGCCGTCACCCCCACGGCGAGCCGAACGGCCCTGAACCGCCTGGAAGAGACAGGAGTGCTCATACCGACGAGGGTGGGCAGGCGCCGGAACCGTGAGTGGATCAGCGATGAGCTGTTCCAGGTGCTGGACGCCTTCGAGCACGAGATCGGCGAGACCGACGCGGGGACTGCACACCGACCGACGCCGCCGCCGACGAGACCGCCAGGACCGAGCTGA
- the ilvD gene encoding dihydroxy-acid dehydratase — protein MSDMKPRSRVVTDGFERAPARAMLRAVGMTDDDWEKPQVGVASSWNEVTPCNLPLDRLAKRSKDGVRAAGGFPLEFTTIAVSDGISMGHEGMRASLVSREVIADSVETVMHAECLDAMVTFAGCDKSLPGMLMAAARINVPSVFLYGGSILPGQRNGEALDIVSVFEAVGACAAGTLTENELGEIEMAACPTEGSCAGMFTANTMASVAEAIGMSLPGSSAAPAVDRRRDDFAYASGQAVVALIEKGIRPRQIMTKEAFENAIAVVMALGGSTNAVLHLLAIAYEAEVDLALEDFNKVAARVPHIADTKPHGKYHMSDLDRIGGVPVVMRELLDAGLLHGDCMTVTGKTVAENLAAIDPPGPDGAVVHPLSQPIHDIGGIAVLRGSLAPNGAVLKVAGIDFDHFEGPARVFDGEEAAMECILAGGINPGDIVVIRYEGPKGGPGMREMLAVTGAMKGAGRGGDCALITDGRFSGGTHGFCIGHVAPEAVDGGPIAFINEGDRITIDVKNHTIELDVDDVTLAARREEWKLPEPRYTKGVLAKYAKLAQGAEKGAITSA, from the coding sequence ATGAGCGATATGAAGCCACGGTCGCGGGTGGTCACCGACGGGTTCGAGCGGGCCCCCGCGCGGGCCATGCTGCGGGCGGTCGGCATGACCGACGACGACTGGGAGAAGCCCCAGGTGGGCGTGGCGTCCTCGTGGAACGAGGTCACCCCCTGCAACCTGCCGCTCGACCGCCTGGCGAAGCGCTCGAAGGACGGCGTGCGCGCCGCCGGCGGCTTCCCTCTCGAGTTCACCACCATCGCGGTCAGCGACGGCATCTCCATGGGCCACGAGGGCATGCGGGCGTCGCTGGTCAGCCGTGAGGTCATCGCCGACTCGGTCGAGACCGTCATGCACGCCGAGTGCCTCGACGCCATGGTCACCTTCGCCGGCTGCGACAAGTCCCTGCCCGGCATGCTCATGGCCGCGGCCCGGATCAACGTGCCGTCGGTGTTCCTCTACGGCGGGTCGATCCTGCCGGGCCAGCGCAACGGCGAGGCCCTCGACATCGTGAGCGTCTTCGAGGCCGTCGGAGCCTGCGCGGCGGGCACCCTCACCGAGAACGAGCTCGGCGAGATCGAGATGGCGGCGTGTCCCACCGAGGGCAGCTGCGCCGGCATGTTCACCGCCAACACGATGGCGTCGGTGGCCGAGGCCATCGGCATGTCGCTGCCCGGCAGCTCGGCGGCGCCGGCGGTGGACCGCCGCCGCGACGACTTCGCCTACGCCAGCGGCCAAGCCGTCGTCGCTCTGATCGAGAAGGGCATCCGCCCCCGTCAGATCATGACCAAGGAGGCCTTCGAGAACGCCATCGCCGTGGTGATGGCCCTCGGTGGCTCCACCAACGCGGTGCTGCACCTCCTCGCCATCGCCTACGAGGCCGAGGTCGACCTCGCCCTCGAGGACTTCAACAAGGTGGCCGCCCGCGTCCCCCACATCGCCGACACCAAACCCCACGGCAAGTACCACATGAGCGACCTCGACCGCATCGGCGGCGTGCCCGTCGTCATGCGCGAGCTGCTCGACGCCGGCCTGCTCCACGGTGACTGCATGACCGTCACCGGGAAGACGGTGGCCGAGAACCTCGCCGCCATCGACCCGCCCGGTCCCGACGGCGCGGTCGTGCACCCCTTGTCCCAGCCCATCCACGACATCGGCGGCATCGCCGTGCTGCGGGGTTCGCTCGCCCCCAACGGCGCGGTGTTGAAGGTCGCCGGCATCGACTTCGACCACTTCGAAGGCCCCGCCCGGGTCTTCGACGGCGAAGAGGCCGCCATGGAGTGCATCCTCGCCGGTGGCATCAACCCCGGCGACATCGTGGTCATCCGCTACGAGGGCCCCAAGGGCGGCCCGGGCATGCGCGAGATGCTGGCCGTCACCGGCGCCATGAAGGGCGCCGGCCGCGGCGGCGATTGCGCTCTCATCACCGACGGCCGCTTCTCCGGCGGCACCCATGGCTTCTGCATCGGCCACGTCGCCCCTGAGGCCGTCGACGGCGGCCCCATCGCGTTCATCAACGAGGGTGACCGCATCACCATCGACGTGAAGAACCACACCATCGAGCTCGACGTCGACGACGTCACCCTGGCCGCCCGCCGCGAGGAGTGGAAGCTTCCCGAGCCCCGCTACACCAAGGGCGTCCTCGCCAAGTACGCCAAGCTCGCCCAGGGCGCCGAGAAGGGCGCCATCACGAGCGCGTAG
- a CDS encoding TIGR00266 family protein: MQIDIKYDPAFAMAFAHLEPGEAIRAEAGAMVSHTPGLQMETSTQGGLMKGLKRAVGGESFFMNTFTATQPGDHIGLAAPLPGDIAHWPLAGQTVYLQSGAYLASAMGIEVDSSWGGAKTMFSSGGLIVLKVWGTGDLLVSAYGAIHAIDLAAGQSYTVDTGHMVGWSEGVTYQVSKAGGGWKQTLLGGEGLVCTLTGPGRIYLQSRSTTDFLNWLIPKLPTQSN, translated from the coding sequence GTGCAGATCGACATCAAGTACGACCCCGCCTTCGCCATGGCCTTCGCCCACCTCGAGCCCGGCGAGGCCATCCGGGCCGAGGCCGGCGCCATGGTGAGCCACACCCCCGGCCTCCAGATGGAGACATCCACGCAGGGTGGGCTCATGAAGGGCCTGAAGCGGGCGGTCGGCGGCGAGTCGTTCTTCATGAACACCTTCACCGCCACCCAGCCCGGCGACCACATCGGCCTCGCCGCTCCGCTGCCCGGCGACATCGCCCACTGGCCGCTGGCAGGCCAGACCGTCTACCTCCAGTCGGGGGCCTACCTGGCGTCGGCCATGGGGATCGAGGTGGACAGCTCGTGGGGCGGCGCCAAGACGATGTTCAGCAGTGGCGGCCTGATCGTCCTGAAGGTCTGGGGCACGGGCGACCTGCTGGTCTCGGCCTACGGCGCCATCCACGCCATCGACCTCGCCGCCGGCCAGAGCTACACGGTCGACACCGGGCACATGGTGGGCTGGTCCGAGGGCGTGACCTACCAGGTGTCCAAGGCCGGCGGCGGCTGGAAGCAGACCCTGCTCGGCGGCGAGGGCCTGGTGTGCACCCTGACGGGACCGGGACGCATCTACCTCCAGTCCCGCAGCACCACCGACTTCCTCAACTGGCTCATCCCCAAGCTGCCGACGCAGTCGAACTGA
- a CDS encoding sulfatase-like hydrolase/transferase, whose protein sequence is MPETTEETSTPPSWWRETGRSFLEYLGITGLGVAEPVLSSFRNGADVFVLRHAGAFDVVGFVAAVVFLPTLVLLGFESLFSILGRTVRRVVHVVFLSLAAGVVVLGTLRDRTSWGPVLLVTGALVAVALAAVAVSRWPAVRLWLRYLAAFPVLLGLGFLFASPVTDIVLSRDQAAAADGVAVGSPDPVVMIVLDELPLVSLLDERDRIDPQQFPNLARLSGDATWFRNESSVAPSTPEAVPAILTGTYPTDPDALPDSAEYPDNLFTLLGATYRENVWEGVTQLCPTDVCPERNGSQGGGTLAGLLDDAADVWQRHVTPDRSAGQVTFQVRQSNPNAPLTIADFVDSMEASGDEPRLDFLHVLYPHQPWFHTPSGAVYEAPFVAEGLDSSYRWKDQQVADAGRQRHLLQLQHADAMLGDVLDRMEELGTYDESLIVLTADHGVSFLAGNPIRGVSSENYHQVMWTPFLVKEPRQTEGAVDDRPLSAVDVLPTIADVLDVDIPWQVDGQSALSDQPREDGPRRFFDWTLNALRPTDGNYVEVDGPTGFQRLLDEEPAGEGGRDELRFYRFGEWGPLVGRDVDELEVDGGARHSGRLDRASAYHDVDRTTGEVPAYVSGVVRTSDRDVDTVLVAVNGTVAGWSHLHAGTPGAPEWYTMVPEWFFVEGDNRIELYSATGTPDDPVLTPISLS, encoded by the coding sequence ATGCCGGAGACCACCGAGGAGACCTCGACACCGCCGTCGTGGTGGCGGGAGACGGGCCGGTCGTTCCTCGAGTACCTCGGCATCACCGGACTCGGGGTCGCCGAGCCGGTGCTCTCGTCGTTCCGCAACGGCGCGGACGTGTTCGTGCTGCGCCACGCCGGCGCCTTCGACGTGGTCGGCTTCGTCGCCGCGGTGGTCTTCCTGCCGACTCTGGTTCTCCTCGGCTTCGAGAGCCTGTTCTCGATCCTCGGGAGGACCGTGCGCCGGGTGGTGCACGTCGTGTTCCTCTCGCTCGCCGCGGGTGTCGTCGTGCTGGGCACCCTGCGCGACCGCACCTCGTGGGGTCCCGTCCTACTCGTCACCGGGGCGCTGGTCGCCGTCGCCCTCGCCGCCGTGGCGGTCTCGCGCTGGCCCGCCGTGCGCCTCTGGCTGCGCTACCTCGCCGCCTTCCCCGTCCTCCTCGGGCTGGGCTTCCTGTTCGCCTCCCCCGTCACCGACATCGTCCTCTCCCGCGACCAGGCCGCCGCCGCCGACGGCGTGGCGGTGGGCTCGCCGGACCCCGTGGTCATGATCGTGCTCGACGAGCTGCCCCTGGTCTCGCTGCTCGACGAGCGCGACCGCATCGACCCCCAGCAGTTCCCCAACCTGGCCCGGCTGTCGGGCGACGCCACGTGGTTCCGCAACGAGTCGTCGGTGGCACCGTCGACGCCCGAAGCCGTGCCCGCCATCCTCACCGGCACGTACCCGACCGACCCCGATGCCCTGCCCGACAGCGCCGAGTACCCGGACAACCTCTTCACCCTGCTGGGCGCCACCTACCGGGAGAACGTGTGGGAGGGCGTCACCCAGCTGTGCCCCACCGACGTGTGTCCCGAGCGCAACGGCAGCCAGGGCGGGGGCACGCTCGCCGGCCTGCTCGACGACGCCGCCGACGTCTGGCAGCGTCACGTCACCCCCGACCGCAGCGCCGGCCAGGTCACCTTCCAGGTGCGGCAGTCCAACCCGAACGCGCCCCTGACCATCGCCGACTTCGTGGACTCGATGGAGGCCAGCGGTGACGAGCCCCGCCTCGACTTCCTCCACGTGCTGTACCCGCACCAGCCCTGGTTCCACACCCCGTCGGGGGCCGTGTACGAGGCTCCCTTCGTGGCCGAGGGGCTCGACTCGTCCTACCGCTGGAAGGACCAGCAGGTGGCCGACGCCGGCCGCCAGCGCCACCTCCTCCAGCTCCAGCACGCCGACGCCATGTTGGGCGACGTCCTCGACCGCATGGAAGAGCTGGGGACCTACGACGAGAGCCTCATCGTGCTCACCGCCGACCACGGTGTGTCGTTCCTCGCCGGCAACCCGATCCGGGGCGTCTCCTCGGAGAACTACCACCAGGTCATGTGGACGCCGTTCCTGGTGAAGGAGCCCCGCCAGACCGAGGGTGCCGTCGATGACCGCCCCCTCTCGGCCGTCGACGTGCTCCCCACCATCGCCGACGTGCTCGACGTCGACATCCCGTGGCAGGTCGACGGGCAGTCGGCCCTGAGCGACCAGCCACGGGAGGACGGTCCTCGCCGCTTCTTCGACTGGACCCTCAACGCCCTGCGTCCCACCGACGGCAACTACGTCGAGGTGGACGGCCCGACGGGGTTCCAGCGGCTGCTCGACGAGGAGCCGGCCGGCGAGGGAGGCCGCGACGAGCTGCGCTTCTACCGGTTCGGCGAGTGGGGGCCCTTGGTGGGGAGGGACGTCGACGAGCTCGAGGTCGACGGAGGGGCCCGCCACAGCGGCCGCCTCGACCGCGCCAGCGCCTACCACGACGTGGACCGCACCACCGGCGAGGTGCCTGCCTACGTGTCGGGGGTGGTGCGCACCAGCGACCGCGACGTCGACACGGTGCTCGTCGCGGTGAACGGCACGGTGGCGGGCTGGTCGCACCTGCACGCGGGTACGCCGGGCGCGCCCGAGTGGTACACGATGGTCCCGGAATGGTTCTTCGTGGAGGGCGACAACCGCATCGAGCTGTACTCGGCGACAGGGACCCCCGACGACCCGGTGCTGACCCCCATCAGCCTGAGCTGA
- a CDS encoding MATE family efflux transporter, translating to MSERLRDRARWTPADRQIVRLAVPAFGALIAQPLYVLADTAVVGHLGTPELAGLAVANTVLATLYAVFIFLAYGTTSAVARLIGAGDHREAAHQAVQGLWLAVAIGVGLAAAGELFAEPLVRVLGAEGEVATNALIYLRVSLLGVPATLVTFAGVGYLRGLQNTKGPLVVAVASAVFNLAFEVVLIYGLGFGIGASAASTVVAEWGAAAVYVWWVHRAVATHQVALRPHAQTLGSLLVVGRDLFFRTVALRGSLTVATAVAARIGTADLAAHQIAFEIWSFLALALDAIAIAGQSITGLRLGAGDGPGARAAGRRMLEWGVVAGIGAGLLVLVLRPVLPDLFTDDPAVIALATFLLVFVAVLQPVNGAVFVLDGLLIGAGDLRFLAKAMVGSMVVFLPAAAAVLVLGLGIGWLWAAISLFMVARLVPLSWRFHGDAWIVLGRTTNG from the coding sequence GTGAGCGAGCGCTTGCGGGACCGTGCCCGGTGGACGCCGGCCGACCGCCAGATCGTCCGCCTCGCCGTCCCGGCCTTCGGCGCGCTCATCGCCCAGCCGCTCTACGTGCTGGCCGACACCGCCGTGGTGGGCCACCTGGGCACTCCCGAGCTGGCCGGACTCGCGGTGGCCAACACCGTCCTCGCCACCCTCTACGCGGTCTTCATCTTCCTGGCCTACGGCACCACGTCGGCGGTGGCCCGTCTCATCGGCGCCGGCGACCACCGCGAGGCCGCCCACCAGGCGGTGCAGGGGCTCTGGCTGGCGGTGGCCATCGGGGTCGGCCTGGCGGCCGCCGGCGAGCTCTTCGCGGAGCCCCTCGTCCGGGTGCTGGGGGCCGAGGGCGAGGTGGCCACCAACGCGCTGATCTACCTGCGGGTGAGCCTGCTCGGGGTGCCCGCCACCCTCGTCACCTTCGCCGGGGTCGGCTACCTCCGTGGCCTCCAGAACACCAAGGGCCCGCTCGTGGTGGCGGTCGCATCGGCGGTGTTCAACCTCGCGTTCGAGGTGGTCCTCATCTACGGCCTGGGCTTCGGCATCGGCGCCTCCGCAGCATCGACCGTCGTGGCGGAGTGGGGCGCGGCGGCGGTCTACGTGTGGTGGGTGCACCGGGCGGTGGCCACGCACCAGGTGGCGCTCCGACCCCACGCCCAGACCCTCGGGTCCCTGCTCGTGGTGGGCCGCGACCTGTTCTTCCGCACCGTCGCCCTGCGGGGGTCGCTGACGGTGGCGACCGCGGTCGCGGCCCGTATCGGCACCGCCGACCTCGCTGCCCACCAGATCGCCTTCGAGATCTGGTCGTTCCTCGCCCTGGCGCTCGACGCCATCGCCATCGCCGGCCAGTCCATCACCGGCCTGCGCCTCGGCGCCGGCGACGGCCCCGGTGCCCGGGCGGCGGGCCGGCGCATGCTCGAGTGGGGCGTCGTCGCCGGCATCGGCGCCGGCCTCCTCGTGCTGGTCCTCCGTCCCGTGCTCCCCGACCTGTTCACCGACGACCCCGCGGTCATCGCCCTCGCCACCTTCCTGCTGGTGTTCGTCGCCGTCCTCCAACCCGTCAACGGTGCCGTGTTCGTGCTCGACGGCCTGCTCATCGGCGCCGGTGACCTGCGCTTCCTCGCCAAGGCGATGGTGGGGAGCATGGTGGTCTTCCTGCCCGCCGCGGCCGCCGTCCTCGTGCTCGGCCTGGGCATCGGCTGGCTCTGGGCGGCGATCTCGCTGTTCATGGTCGCCCGGCTCGTCCCGCTGTCATGGCGCTTCCACGGCGACGCCTGGATCGTCCTCGGTCGCACCACCAACGGCTGA
- the ilvN gene encoding acetolactate synthase small subunit — protein sequence MPSSPHASHPAAPHHTLSVLVENKAGVLTRIASLFARRGFNIYSLAVAPTEDDKFSRITIVVDVESAPLEQITKQLNKLINVIKITELHPDHAVERELLIATVRAAPEVRGQVIQLVDVFSGRILDVGHEDLTVSVDDEPARVDDFEELLRPYGIVELQRTGRVALPKIERPARLRGVRRAS from the coding sequence ATGCCGTCCTCCCCGCACGCGTCGCACCCCGCCGCCCCGCACCACACGCTGTCCGTCCTGGTCGAGAACAAGGCCGGCGTGCTCACGCGCATCGCCTCCCTGTTCGCCCGCCGGGGCTTCAACATCTACTCCCTGGCCGTCGCCCCCACCGAGGACGACAAGTTCAGCCGCATCACCATCGTGGTGGACGTCGAGTCGGCGCCCCTCGAGCAGATCACCAAGCAGCTCAACAAGCTGATCAACGTCATCAAGATCACCGAGCTGCACCCGGACCACGCCGTCGAGCGTGAGCTGCTCATCGCCACGGTGCGCGCCGCCCCCGAGGTGCGGGGCCAGGTCATCCAGCTCGTGGACGTCTTCTCGGGCCGCATCCTCGACGTGGGCCACGAGGACCTCACGGTCTCGGTCGACGACGAGCCTGCTCGGGTGGACGACTTCGAGGAGCTCCTGCGACCCTATGGGATCGTCGAGTTGCAGCGCACCGGTCGCGTGGCGCTGCCGAAGATCGAGCGTCCGGCCCGCCTCCGCGGCGTGC